From the genome of Candidatus Nitrosocosmicus oleophilus, one region includes:
- a CDS encoding cytochrome c biogenesis protein CcdA, with product MFKRITSNCTTVIPSMMIFSFLIFFTITLNLDKEIENYYIFGQTTASENLEQSIPANKVKSYQALSLENGKPLTVVNATGDLIILNSWATWCIPCREEMPGLEQLYEEYKDTGLEVIGVSVDSFGMDDRIKLFTDRMNITYPIWHDPNDAFTRTFKAIGVPDSYLIDKNGTIYHTWKGQFNPMSASTKSLVEDAIMKVSPAFASSNALSNSTLSASTATAANQDSNTDIRTGSDITTIGIPIAFAAGILSFLSPCILPIIPSFVAFITGMSSDELLNKNNKRKSISENDEKSSSTGGSNVDIKADVSGIETAAEEEFKNQESIQKISIIKSTTFIRGCLFILGFSLVFVALGASITAIGSVFHEYSRWIEIIGGIMIIIFGLNLLGILKIPGAQRDRGYKFTQRPAGHVGSLLIGMGFGAGWTPCIGPILASILTVAAVTTSLYDGILLLVVYSCGLAIPFILSALAIDKYLVTYKKLNKYMPWIHRISVALLMVMGVLLLTGYLTIITASLGGTFPMLG from the coding sequence ATGTTTAAACGAATAACTTCAAACTGTACAACTGTCATTCCATCAATGATGATTTTTTCATTCTTGATTTTTTTTACTATTACTTTGAATTTAGACAAAGAAATAGAAAATTATTATATTTTTGGACAGACAACTGCATCAGAAAATTTAGAACAATCAATTCCCGCGAATAAGGTAAAATCTTACCAAGCGCTATCCCTTGAAAATGGAAAACCACTAACTGTTGTAAATGCTACTGGTGATCTTATCATATTGAACTCTTGGGCTACATGGTGTATTCCCTGCAGGGAAGAAATGCCTGGACTTGAACAATTGTATGAAGAGTACAAGGATACAGGACTAGAAGTTATTGGAGTAAGTGTTGATAGTTTTGGAATGGATGACCGAATAAAACTATTTACTGACAGAATGAATATAACATATCCTATTTGGCATGATCCTAATGATGCTTTTACCAGGACCTTTAAAGCTATAGGTGTCCCTGATTCCTATCTAATAGATAAGAACGGAACTATATATCATACCTGGAAAGGTCAGTTTAATCCAATGTCTGCTAGTACCAAATCCTTAGTAGAGGATGCTATTATGAAGGTCTCACCAGCTTTCGCATCTTCTAATGCATTGTCTAATTCTACTTTATCTGCTAGTACTGCTACCGCAGCTAATCAAGATTCCAATACCGATATCAGAACAGGTAGTGATATTACTACGATAGGGATACCCATAGCATTTGCGGCTGGTATCTTGAGTTTTCTGTCACCATGCATTTTACCAATAATCCCTAGTTTTGTTGCCTTCATAACTGGGATGAGCTCTGACGAATTACTAAATAAGAATAACAAAAGAAAATCGATTTCCGAAAACGATGAAAAGTCTTCTTCGACAGGAGGTTCCAACGTCGATATAAAAGCAGATGTTTCAGGGATAGAAACAGCAGCGGAAGAAGAATTCAAAAACCAAGAATCTATACAGAAAATATCTATTATAAAATCAACAACCTTTATCAGAGGATGCCTATTCATATTGGGATTTTCACTAGTCTTTGTTGCTTTAGGAGCTTCTATTACTGCAATTGGATCTGTATTTCACGAATATAGTCGCTGGATTGAAATCATTGGTGGAATCATGATAATAATCTTTGGTCTTAATCTCCTTGGTATATTAAAGATCCCAGGAGCTCAGAGAGATAGAGGATATAAATTCACACAGAGACCCGCAGGACATGTAGGTTCGCTGTTAATAGGCATGGGATTTGGAGCTGGTTGGACTCCTTGTATTGGACCAATACTTGCTAGTATCCTGACAGTAGCTGCAGTAACCACCTCTCTATATGATGGTATACTGCTACTAGTAGTCTATTCTTGCGGACTGGCAATTCCATTCATATTATCAGCACTTGCCATTGACAAATATTTAGTAACATACAAGAAATTAAACAAGTATATGCCATGGATTCACAGGATAAGTGTTGCATTGTTGATGGTTATGGGTGTTCTATTACTCACGGGATACTTGACTATTATTACAGCCTCTTTGGGAGGAACATTCCCTATGCTAGGGTAG
- a CDS encoding copper resistance CopC family protein, which translates to MKILFIVFFALLYVVGTGMSFFPVYGHANPVTYDPSPNKVFDSSQSLPDKVTITFSEKPEVKASSIKVLNSNNERIDNNDLKITDSDRALSVSIDKSKITPGIYTVNWAALSKDDGHITKGSYVFSFDNKNTQQAQNSQIMSNANSSTSYSKNFTTADNIVLKFNMIPFSVGQNNFTLGISHVNGTAVENIRNVFLEFNNPEKNLGPIAETMDKVGAGNYSKSGSFISQEGNWQIKITVQRIGEYDINQKLDIQVK; encoded by the coding sequence ATGAAGATACTTTTTATTGTCTTTTTTGCTCTTTTATACGTTGTAGGCACAGGAATGTCTTTTTTTCCTGTATATGGCCATGCAAACCCGGTCACATATGATCCGTCTCCAAACAAAGTATTTGATTCATCTCAGTCTTTACCAGACAAAGTTACAATAACCTTTTCGGAAAAACCTGAAGTAAAGGCAAGTAGTATAAAGGTTTTAAATTCAAATAATGAAAGAATTGATAACAACGATTTGAAGATAACCGATTCCGATAGGGCGTTGTCAGTATCGATAGATAAATCAAAAATTACACCAGGAATATATACGGTAAACTGGGCGGCATTATCTAAAGATGATGGACACATTACCAAAGGCTCCTATGTATTTTCTTTCGATAATAAAAACACTCAACAAGCCCAAAATTCTCAAATAATGTCGAATGCGAATAGCTCTACAAGTTATTCTAAGAATTTTACAACCGCCGATAATATAGTTCTTAAATTTAACATGATTCCCTTTAGTGTAGGTCAAAACAACTTTACGCTTGGAATCTCGCATGTAAATGGAACAGCAGTTGAAAATATCAGAAATGTATTTTTGGAATTCAATAACCCAGAAAAGAATTTGGGACCAATTGCTGAAACCATGGACAAAGTAGGAGCAGGAAACTATTCCAAATCTGGGAGTTTTATCAGTCAAGAAGGCAACTGGCAGATAAAAATAACCGTTCAAAGAATTGGTGAATATGATATCAATCAGAAATTGGATATTCAGGTCAAATAA
- a CDS encoding sialidase family protein: MSQIINSSLSQASYTTFNNASTPAVGIDPTNNNIYVVYFKNETGGANLYIQKSTDMGKTFSQPIRVNDVKDSIKVEEQWSAPALSIGPSNDIHVVWYKADHSNPDKYPYGQVTLQYSKSVDGGITFTPAVNPAPNDPKGEQYYPFLAVLPDDKVYISYLNLDYDKPTDMSGTPTVLRVVSSQDGGKTFLNSTVADHSACQCCSTVVKFGPQNDIYVTSRSTFQNNSIALTNDTKTDYQIDGGQNQTIIRDITVSHSTDGPIGQNFTTPVQVGNDRWFMNGCPDAGPGMDFDKSGNMHIAWFTGSEFAPEGPGFYYTKSNDDGATFNNPIPIHLLSEQWIPPTTQYLKTDKYGNSWIVFVNSEGLKKSDTYSEDYSFEGHGTVHLAVVDKNGIIVKNGNFAPGDITKHYPFTTGSDDLMLISWMDGDDVKLATLPVL, encoded by the coding sequence ATGAGTCAAATTATCAATAGCAGTTTAAGTCAGGCTTCTTATACTACTTTTAATAATGCTTCAACGCCAGCCGTTGGTATTGATCCTACAAATAATAACATATATGTGGTCTATTTTAAGAACGAAACAGGCGGTGCAAATTTATATATTCAAAAATCAACTGATATGGGAAAAACATTTTCTCAACCAATTAGAGTAAATGATGTCAAGGATTCTATCAAAGTAGAGGAGCAATGGAGTGCCCCAGCATTGTCTATTGGACCTAGTAATGACATTCATGTGGTATGGTACAAAGCTGATCATAGCAATCCTGATAAATATCCATATGGTCAGGTTACGCTCCAATACAGCAAGTCTGTGGATGGTGGTATAACCTTTACGCCCGCTGTAAATCCGGCACCAAATGATCCAAAAGGTGAACAATATTATCCATTTTTGGCTGTATTACCAGATGATAAAGTATACATTTCATATCTCAATTTAGACTATGATAAACCCACAGATATGTCTGGAACTCCTACGGTATTGAGAGTGGTAAGTTCTCAAGATGGCGGTAAGACATTTTTGAATAGTACAGTAGCTGATCACTCTGCATGTCAGTGTTGTTCTACGGTTGTTAAATTTGGACCCCAAAATGACATTTACGTTACATCCAGATCTACATTTCAAAACAATTCAATTGCCTTAACCAACGATACTAAAACGGATTATCAAATAGATGGAGGTCAAAATCAAACTATAATTAGAGACATTACGGTATCACATTCTACAGATGGACCAATAGGACAGAATTTCACCACTCCAGTACAAGTAGGAAATGATCGTTGGTTTATGAATGGATGTCCAGATGCAGGACCTGGAATGGATTTTGATAAAAGCGGTAATATGCATATAGCATGGTTCACAGGAAGTGAGTTTGCACCAGAGGGACCAGGATTCTATTACACAAAATCTAATGATGATGGTGCTACTTTCAATAATCCAATTCCAATCCATTTGCTTTCAGAACAATGGATTCCACCTACCACCCAGTATCTAAAGACCGATAAGTACGGAAACTCATGGATAGTATTTGTAAATTCTGAAGGTCTAAAAAAGAGCGATACTTATAGTGAAGATTATAGTTTTGAAGGTCACGGTACTGTACACTTGGCAGTTGTAGATAAGAATGGGATCATAGTAAAAAATGGTAACTTTGCTCCTGGCGACATTACAAAACATTACCCCTTTACTACTGGATCTGATGACCTAATGTTGATTTCATGGATGGACGGTGACGATGTTAAACTGGCTACCTTACCGGTGCTCTAA
- a CDS encoding winged helix-turn-helix transcriptional regulator has product MFNTCRGSGDAWIFKNKTSRQILILLHTKRRTSFSEITLHINKAPSTTSWNLKRLLESNIVLKKKRDELFEFSLKNPKLVEKLLYRAADTLLDRSVDNYISLIDNL; this is encoded by the coding sequence ATTTTTAACACCTGTAGAGGAAGCGGTGATGCTTGGATATTTAAGAATAAAACTTCAAGACAAATACTAATCCTACTACATACCAAAAGAAGAACATCTTTTTCTGAAATAACATTACATATCAATAAGGCACCTTCTACGACTTCATGGAATCTAAAAAGATTGCTTGAATCAAACATCGTTTTAAAAAAGAAAAGAGATGAATTATTTGAATTTTCTCTAAAGAATCCAAAATTAGTTGAGAAATTGCTATACAGAGCCGCTGATACTTTATTAGACCGCAGTGTTGATAACTACATTTCATTAATTGACAATCTGTGA
- a CDS encoding dihydrofolate reductase family protein — MNDNKKAMRKLKLHVEISIDGCIAGPNNEMDWIDFSWNEKLREFEDRLHDPVDTILLGRKMTNEFISYWSNVINKPEDREYTFAKKMIETSKIVFTKSLTKSEWPNTEIATGDLKEEITKLKSQEGGDIIVYGGASFDSSLIRENLIDEYYLFINPVVIGNGKTIFGDLKEIRKLSLIESITFDSGIVLLHYEVKRN; from the coding sequence ATGAACGATAACAAAAAGGCAATGAGAAAATTAAAATTACATGTAGAAATATCTATAGACGGTTGTATAGCTGGACCAAATAATGAAATGGACTGGATAGACTTTTCTTGGAATGAAAAACTCAGAGAATTTGAAGACAGGTTGCATGATCCAGTTGATACCATTCTCTTGGGAAGAAAAATGACTAATGAATTTATTTCCTATTGGTCGAATGTTATTAACAAACCTGAAGACCGGGAATATACATTTGCTAAAAAAATGATAGAAACATCAAAGATTGTTTTTACTAAATCTCTAACCAAATCAGAGTGGCCAAATACTGAAATAGCAACTGGCGACCTAAAGGAAGAAATTACAAAGTTAAAGAGCCAAGAAGGTGGAGATATCATAGTTTATGGTGGTGCTTCATTTGATTCCTCATTGATTAGAGAAAACTTGATTGATGAATATTATTTGTTTATCAATCCCGTTGTAATTGGGAATGGGAAGACCATATTTGGGGATTTGAAAGAGATTCGTAAACTATCCCTTATTGAATCAATAACGTTTGACTCTGGAATAGTTTTGCTCCACTATGAAGTAAAGAGAAATTGA
- a CDS encoding cupin domain-containing protein, whose product MNDHKSSPIIFDLDGTKPQFSTPYGNRTIMNADNFPVLKGMGAVLLRLEKGGVREPHWHPNAVELNYCISGNAKMTIYSNNAQKDTFMINPGQLTFIPTGCWHDIENIGEEELKIVIVYDNERFEDLGISGSVGSLPSRILNSIFGINSPGLFDELENASSKDVIFGRKTIDNSKISSNNEIETSNLHTLNLIDTTPQVQTPGGTAVLGSLPYFPILKGLSVFLLDLKPKGIVEPHTHPNAGELNYVIEGKVRFTVYSPNKEIETSEIGKGQVFFVPAGYFHYLENSDDVNNGTVASFFGNENPEFIGLVGGLSSFSDEALVAVFNTDQKFFSNLPRLVKNVLIAPGLG is encoded by the coding sequence ATGAACGATCACAAATCTTCTCCTATCATTTTTGATTTGGATGGAACAAAACCTCAATTTTCTACGCCATATGGTAACAGGACGATAATGAATGCGGATAACTTTCCAGTTTTAAAAGGGATGGGAGCAGTCTTACTTCGCCTGGAAAAAGGTGGAGTTCGGGAACCCCACTGGCATCCGAATGCAGTTGAGTTGAATTACTGCATTTCAGGAAACGCTAAAATGACTATCTATAGTAATAATGCTCAAAAAGATACATTCATGATAAATCCTGGACAATTGACTTTTATACCTACAGGATGCTGGCATGATATTGAAAACATTGGTGAAGAAGAGTTAAAAATTGTTATTGTTTATGATAATGAACGCTTTGAAGATTTGGGAATATCGGGATCGGTTGGGTCTTTACCTTCACGGATTTTGAATAGCATCTTTGGAATTAACTCACCCGGATTATTTGATGAATTAGAAAACGCATCATCTAAGGATGTAATATTTGGCAGGAAAACAATTGATAATTCTAAAATCAGTAGTAACAACGAGATCGAAACATCAAATTTGCATACCTTGAATCTTATTGATACTACCCCCCAGGTCCAGACTCCTGGTGGAACTGCCGTTTTGGGAAGTTTACCCTATTTTCCAATACTCAAAGGTCTATCAGTATTTCTCCTGGATCTAAAACCAAAAGGAATAGTAGAACCTCACACTCATCCGAATGCTGGAGAGCTGAACTACGTCATAGAAGGGAAAGTTCGATTTACCGTATATAGTCCTAACAAGGAGATAGAGACATCTGAAATAGGCAAAGGTCAAGTCTTTTTTGTTCCTGCAGGATATTTTCATTATCTAGAGAATTCAGATGATGTAAATAACGGTACAGTAGCTTCCTTTTTTGGTAATGAAAATCCAGAGTTTATAGGGCTGGTGGGAGGCCTCAGCTCATTTTCTGACGAGGCACTTGTAGCTGTATTTAATACAGACCAAAAATTCTTTAGTAATCTTCCACGACTGGTGAAAAATGTGTTAATTGCTCCTGGATTAGGTTGA
- a CDS encoding SRPBCC domain-containing protein — protein sequence MKEILTEIDINASASKTWEILTDFGNFSQWNPFIHQIDGTPTVGTKLKIHLHTSGGKNRTYQPTVTKMEPNRELRWYGKSIIPGFFNGERIFTIDSFETNHVHFVHKEIFTGILVSIIGNSLDKDMYQSFTKMNEALKQRAEQMAI from the coding sequence TTGAAAGAAATTCTTACAGAGATCGATATTAACGCATCTGCTAGTAAGACATGGGAAATACTAACAGATTTTGGAAACTTTTCACAGTGGAACCCTTTCATCCATCAAATAGATGGGACACCAACAGTTGGCACAAAGCTCAAAATACATCTTCATACATCAGGTGGAAAGAATAGAACTTATCAACCAACAGTAACTAAGATGGAACCTAATCGTGAGCTTCGTTGGTATGGAAAATCAATCATACCAGGATTTTTCAATGGGGAACGCATTTTTACGATTGACTCGTTTGAAACAAATCACGTGCACTTTGTACATAAGGAGATCTTTACAGGAATTCTTGTAAGTATCATTGGAAATAGTTTGGATAAAGACATGTATCAAAGTTTTACGAAAATGAACGAGGCCCTAAAACAAAGGGCTGAACAGATGGCCATTTGA